The nucleotide window GCCGTCATGTATATCCTGGTCACGCTTCTTCATGGCAATGATAAGATTGCGAAGCTGGTGAGTCAGGTGGTGGTCATGATAGGAAATTATGTGTTCAGCAAGCTGTTTGTATTCCAGAAGAAATGATGCAGTACGGCAGAGGGGAGAACAGATGGATTATCGAAGGCTTTTTGAGGAGAAGAACAGGCTGACCTATGATGCGGGGGACGAAGAACGGCAGGCTGCCATGGAGCAGGGGATACGGCGGGCAGTGGAGGGCCAGGAGAATCTGCGGCCAAGAATCCATGATATGATGAAAAAGTCCTTTGTATCCTGCAGCGAGGCGGACAGGACCCTGACTCTGGCCTATGAGGTGGAGGAGTGGGAGTTAAACGCCGGGGGCACCATGCATGGCGGAATGATCGCCGCTGCCATGGATACCACCTGCGGTATGACCGCCCGCTATTTGAGCGGCAGTCTGAACGCTGCCACGGTTTCCTTGACGGTCAGCTATCTGCGGCCGGTCCCGGCCGGCGGACGGCTCCTTGTGACGGCGAAGGCCGTGCGGATAGGACGGAGTCTTGCGAATCT belongs to Qiania dongpingensis and includes:
- a CDS encoding PaaI family thioesterase, translated to MDYRRLFEEKNRLTYDAGDEERQAAMEQGIRRAVEGQENLRPRIHDMMKKSFVSCSEADRTLTLAYEVEEWELNAGGTMHGGMIAAAMDTTCGMTARYLSGSLNAATVSLTVSYLRPVPAGGRLLVTAKAVRIGRSLANLTAEAVNSRNGKTAALATAVFRIRK